Sequence from the Chrysiogenia bacterium genome:
AGAGAGAAACAGCTCAAGGGTTGGGTGCGTGCGAAGAAAGTTGCACTCATTGAGTCGGTCAATCCGGAATGGAGAGACTTGAGCGAAGGTTGGGACATGTCGCGAATCTAGCCGGCGACAACGCGATTCTTCGCTTCGCTCAGAATGACACCATCCGGGAAGCGCTTCCACTAATCCACGAGACGAGACTCGGCATCTGACAGATGAGCAAGCCCCCGCCGTGGTTCCTCAAAGGTTGTCATTCTGAGTGAAGGGCCGGAGGGCCGCAACGAAGAATTCGGCTTGAGTCTGCAACGACCTCCGACGACGCGATTCTTCGCGGAGCCTGTCCTGAGCAAAGCCGAAGGGCTCAGAATGACACCACATGTGACACAGTGCGGGCTGTAAGAGTCATCAAACAGAAACAGTGAAACTGCTACGCGCTCATCGCCAGCATCCGCTCGATGGGCTTCAGTGCCCGCACGCGGATGTCTTCGGGGAGCGTGATCTCCGGGGTTTCGTCGCGCATGCACAGGTAGAGTTTTTCCAGGGTGTTGAGCCGCATGTAGGGGCACTCGTTGCAGGCGCACTCGTTGGTGGGCGGACCCGGGATGAAGGTCTTGTCCGGGCAGGCTTTTTCCATCTGGTGGATGATGCCGGGTTCGGTGACGACGATGAATTCGGCGGCGTCGTTTTCTTTTGCGTATTTCAGAAGCGCGCTGGTGGAGCCGATGTGGTCGGCCAGATCGAGGACCTCGGGCGTGCACTCGGGGTGCGCGATGACTCTGGCCTGCGGGTGGCGGATCTTGAGCTGGCGGATCTTCTTCTCGGAAAAAATTTCGTGCACCTGGCAGGTCCCCTGCCAGAGCGTCAAATCCCTGCCGGACTCTTTCTGCACGTAGGCGCCCAGGTATTTGTCGGGCGCAAAGAGGATGGGCTGGTCCTTGGGCAGCGCGCTCACGATTTTGGCGGCGTTGCTGCTCGTCACGATCACATCGGAGAGCGCTTTTACCGCGGCGGTGCAGTTGATGTAGCTGACCACCTGGTGGCCGGGGTGTTTCTTCACCCAGGCTTCGAAGAGATCGGCGGGCGCGCTTTCGGCGAGCGAGCAGCCGGCCTCGAGGTCGGGAAGCAGGACTTTCTTGTGGGGGTTCAGGATCTTCGCCGTCTCGGCCATGAAGTGGACGCCGGCAAAGCAGATCATGTCGGCGTCGGTGGCGGCGGCCTGCTGCGCGAGGCCCAGCGAATCGCCCACGTAGTCGGCCACGTCCTGGATGTCGGCCTCCTGGTAGTAGTGGGCCAGCAGGACGATCTTCTTCTCTTTCTTGAGGCGCTCGATCTCGGCGAAGAGGTCGAGGGTGGGGTCTATCTCACTCACGTTCGTTCTCTTTCTCCTGCCGGCCCGTGGGTTGCGGCGCCGGGTCCGGCGGGGAACGCGCTTCTTACTTCAGATGCCCGGTGGGCACGAAAAGCTTCGCACTTCCAAGCAGTTACAAAATAACACGCCGCGCCGTGCTGGCAAGGGCGGCGGCCCTTTCGCCTTTGGCGCCGATGCGACAACTTGCCGCACGGCGCAAGGGCCGCCTGCCTGCGGATTGTCATATGGCTGTCACATGACCCGTGGCATCATGGGGGTGTCAGGGCGGGCCCCATCCGGGCCGGTCGCAAAGCCAGGAGAGATGCCATGCGAGTTCTCATCGTCGACGACCACACCCGCTACAGCGAAGTCGTTGCCGCGCGCCTGCGCCGCGGCGGCCACACCCCCATGCGCCGCTCGACGCTCAAGGGCGCGCTCGATGCCATCAACCGGCACGAGCTGGCCACCGTTTTTATTCCACCGAGCATTCACGGTCGC
This genomic interval carries:
- the nadA gene encoding quinolinate synthase NadA — encoded protein: MSEIDPTLDLFAEIERLKKEKKIVLLAHYYQEADIQDVADYVGDSLGLAQQAAATDADMICFAGVHFMAETAKILNPHKKVLLPDLEAGCSLAESAPADLFEAWVKKHPGHQVVSYINCTAAVKALSDVIVTSSNAAKIVSALPKDQPILFAPDKYLGAYVQKESGRDLTLWQGTCQVHEIFSEKKIRQLKIRHPQARVIAHPECTPEVLDLADHIGSTSALLKYAKENDAAEFIVVTEPGIIHQMEKACPDKTFIPGPPTNECACNECPYMRLNTLEKLYLCMRDETPEITLPEDIRVRALKPIERMLAMSA